In a single window of the Xylanimonas protaetiae genome:
- the gap gene encoding type I glyceraldehyde-3-phosphate dehydrogenase, with amino-acid sequence MTRIAINGFGRIGRNVLRALLERDTDLDVVAVNDLTDPAALARLLAYDTTAGRLGRPVTVDGDTLVVDGRRIRVLAEREPADLPWKELGVEIVVEATGRFTAAKAARAHLDAGARKVLVSAPSDGADVTLALGVNTEAYDAAVHTVVSNASCTTNALAPLASVLDTLAGIEHGFMTTVHAYTQEQNLQDGPHRDPRRARAAAENIVPTTTGAAKAIGLVLPQLDGKLSGDSIRVPIPVGSIVELNATVARDVTRDDVIAAYRSAAAGSLAGILEFSEDPLVSSDIVGNPASSIFDSMLTRVDGKHVKVVAWYDNEWGFSNRVVDTLELLAA; translated from the coding sequence ATGACTCGCATCGCCATCAACGGGTTCGGCCGCATCGGCCGCAACGTGCTGCGCGCGCTCCTGGAGCGCGACACGGACCTCGACGTCGTCGCCGTCAACGACCTCACCGACCCGGCCGCGCTCGCCCGGCTGCTCGCGTACGACACGACCGCCGGGCGCCTCGGGCGGCCGGTCACGGTCGACGGCGACACCCTCGTCGTCGACGGCCGCCGCATCCGCGTGCTCGCCGAGCGCGAGCCCGCCGACCTGCCGTGGAAGGAGCTCGGCGTCGAGATCGTCGTCGAGGCGACCGGCCGCTTCACCGCGGCCAAGGCGGCCCGTGCCCACCTCGACGCCGGGGCGCGCAAGGTGCTCGTCAGCGCCCCGTCCGACGGCGCCGACGTGACCCTCGCGCTCGGCGTCAACACCGAGGCGTACGACGCCGCGGTGCACACCGTCGTCTCGAACGCGTCGTGCACCACGAACGCGCTCGCACCGCTCGCGTCCGTGCTCGACACGCTCGCGGGCATCGAGCACGGCTTCATGACCACCGTCCACGCGTACACGCAGGAGCAGAACCTGCAGGACGGCCCGCACCGCGACCCGCGGCGCGCCCGCGCCGCGGCCGAGAACATCGTGCCGACGACGACGGGGGCGGCCAAGGCCATCGGCCTCGTGCTGCCGCAGCTCGACGGGAAGCTCTCGGGCGACTCGATCCGGGTGCCGATCCCGGTCGGCTCGATCGTCGAGCTCAACGCCACCGTGGCCCGGGACGTCACGCGCGACGACGTCATCGCCGCCTACCGTTCCGCGGCCGCGGGGAGCCTCGCGGGGATCCTCGAGTTCTCGGAGGACCCGCTCGTCTCGTCCGACATCGTCGGCAACCCGGCGTCGTCGATCTTCGACTCGATGCTGACCCGCGTCGACGGGAAGCACGTCAAGGTCGTCGCCTGGTACGACAACGAGTGGGGCTTCTCGAACCGCGTGGTCGACACGCTGGAGCTGCTCGCGGCGTGA
- a CDS encoding TA system VapC family ribonuclease toxin, with protein sequence MPRTELPDVDVLVAVALEAHEDHPAVLRWLRDTPAFATTPVTEIGLVRLVMNPSVVGRQVSVTEAMATLRSIKALRHASFVPDSTSLADHRALTSHVTGTKQVTDTHLLNPRHRGGHLLVTFDGRLVTSLGSQARRHVRVLG encoded by the coding sequence TTGCCGAGGACTGAGCTGCCGGACGTCGACGTGCTCGTGGCGGTGGCGCTCGAGGCGCACGAGGATCATCCGGCCGTGCTGCGCTGGCTCCGCGACACGCCAGCCTTCGCCACGACGCCGGTGACCGAGATCGGGCTGGTCCGCCTGGTGATGAACCCGTCGGTCGTCGGCCGTCAGGTCAGCGTCACGGAGGCGATGGCGACGCTGCGCAGCATCAAGGCGCTGCGCCACGCGTCGTTCGTGCCCGACAGCACCTCCCTGGCGGACCATCGCGCTCTGACAAGCCATGTGACCGGGACGAAGCAGGTGACCGACACGCACCTGCTGAACCCTCGCCATCGCGGCGGGCACCTCCTCGTCACGTTCGACGGCAGGCTCGTGACGTCGCTGGGCTCCCAGGCGCGCAGGCACGTGCGTGTTCTCGGCTGA